A single Watersipora subatra chromosome 7, tzWatSuba1.1, whole genome shotgun sequence DNA region contains:
- the LOC137400894 gene encoding uncharacterized protein, whose translation MGYTLNMVRQSGYWVISGTRITKDIVKNCMVCKELRGSSMQQQMGELPEDRLQQTPPFTMTGIDCSGTFTVKERRTMLKRYGLLFTCFYSRAIHIEVVDNLTTDAFINALRCFLAIRGSVKRIYCNHGTNFIGGINEMNRQFTTMTNEEAKRYLINRRIEFITTTLTASHQGGVWERQIRTVHSVLNQAMSKYQGQIDTASLRTILFEVASIVNHRPLSTMHLNNQEEVPLTPNVLLTGKVESTPPPPGDFDSEERYCKWRWKKVQAIAEDFWNCWKVEYLDNVTKRQKWTTSQGNLKGDIVMIVESDQPRNCWRLAVIEEVFHGQDGLVRKATVKVATKMLDSKGKPIEKSTVLQRPVQKLVKLL comes from the coding sequence ATGGGTTACACCCTCAACATGGTGAGACAAAGTGGGTACTGGGTGATCTCAGGCACAAGGATAACCAAAGACATTGTAAAAAATTGTATGGTGTGCAAAGAGTTGAGAGGAAGCTCCATGCAGCAGCAGATGGGCGAATTACCAGAAGATAGACTACAACAAACACCACCCTTCACTATGACTGGAATCGACTGTTCTGGGACTTTCACGGTAAAAGAACGGCGTACAATGCTCAAGCGTTATGGCTTGCTGTTCACTTGCTTCTATAGTCGAGCCATACACATTGAAGTGGTTGATAATCTCACCACAGACGCATTCATAAATGCCCTTAGATGTTTCCTAGCTATCAGAGGCTCTGTCAAGAGAATATACTGCAATCACGGCACGAATTTTATCGGAGGAATAAATGAGATGAACAGACAGTTCACAACAATGACTAATGAGGAAGCGAAAAGGTATCTCATCAACAGACGTATAGAGTTCATCACCACAACTCTTACAGCTAGTCACCAAGGTGGAGTGTGGGAGCGCCAGATCAGAACTGTGCATTCCGTGTTAAATCAAGCCATGTCGAAATATCAAGGTCAAATAGATACAGCATCACTCAGAACGATCCTTTTCGAAGTTGCATCTATCGTAAACCACCGACCTCTCTCTACCATGCACCTCAACAATCAGGAAGAGGTGCCACTGACTCCAAATGTATTACTGACAGGAAAAGTTGAGTCAACACCTCCCCCTCCTGGAGACTTTGACAGTGAGGAAAGGTATTGCAAATGGCGATGGAAAAAGGTTCAGGCCATTGCTGAAGATTTCTGGAACTGCTGGAAGGTGGAATATTTGGACAACGTAACGAAGCGACAGAAATGGACAACATCACAAGGTAATTTGAAAGGAGACATAGTTATGATTGTGGAATCAGATCAGCCTAGGAACTGTTGGAGACTGGCAGTTATCGAAGAAGTTTTTCATGGACAAGACGGTCTCGTGAGAAAGGCAACGGTAAAGGTAGCCACAAAAATGCTGGATAGCAAAGGCAAACCTATAGAGAAATCTACTGTGCTTCAGAGACCAGTTCAGAAACTGGTTAAGCTTTTGTAA